The Thermoanaerobaculia bacterium sequence GGAGAACGTCTTCTCGACCGGCAATACGCGCGATCCGGCCGATTCGTACCGCGCCTTCCGCGGCCATGATCCCGGGATCGGCGCGCTGATGAGGAAGCGGGGCTTTCCGGTTCCCGCGGCGACCGAGCCGGCGAAGACCGGCGCCGGCTCCTCGAGCGGTTCGACCCCGTAATTCGCTCCGGTTGCTCCCGCTGTTCTTTCGAGCCCCCGGCGCGTCGCGCCGGGGGCTTTTTCCTCGCGCGTTCGCGAAACGCGCGGTCCCCGCGTCCTCATGATGCCGCTCGGCGGCTCAGGTGCGTTCGGCCGCCCGCCCGTCCGAGTGGGAACCCGGCGGGCGCGCGTCTTACGGCGCGCGTTCGGCCGCGCGGCGCACGGCTTCGCGAAACGCCCGGGGATCGACCGCCGGATAACGGTAGAGGAAGGGCTCGATCGACCGGAAGTGCTCCTGCAGCCGGCCCGGGTCGACGAGCCCGCGGGCGAAGAGCTCGCCGACGTCCTCGAGGTCCTGGCGGTGGCCGCGCTCGATCTTCGCGAGGGCCTGAGCGTAAGGGTCGTAGTGCGCGAACTCGACGGAACCTTCCCCGCCGATCGGGATCGACCGGTCGCGCCATCCTTCGAGCTCGGGGATGAAGTGGTCGGGAGACGCGAGCTCGACGTTGACGCCGAGCTTCTCCTTGATCTCCGGGATCGCGCGGAGCAGGCCTTCTCCTTCCGGCTCGATCTTGATGTCGATGTCGATGGTCGAGGATCTCCAGCCCATCAGGACCGCCGTCACCCCCCCGGTGAAGTAGACGCGGTGGGGAGAGCGCGACTCGCGCGCGAGCGCCCGCATGAACTCGCGAATCCGGGCCGCGTCTACCGGCCGGCGCATTCCGCCGCCCGCTCGAAGCTCACGAGCCGCCGGATGAGAGCGTTGTACCGGGAGTGCGCGGAGTCGGGATCCTCCGACGCGAGAGCGTCGTAGAGGCGCCGTTCCGGGTCGGATTCGGGAGAGGAAGGGACCTCGAAGCCGAGACGCCGAAGGCGGGGCGCCCCGACGAGAACGAGGAGCGCGGGGATGGACAGGACTCCGCGGCGCAAATCCGCGATCCCCTCTTCGACGAGGTCGCCGCCGGGAAGGTCCGCCGCCGTCGCCACGTCCCCGATTCTAGCCCTCACGAGGACGCGACTGATGATTTCAATTTATTGCACTTCTGGCACTTTCTTGCATACAAAATCAAATTTCCACCGCCAAAAACCATCCAGCGATCATGGGAATGTGCTGGAATTGCAAATTTCATTGATCAGTTGGCCGGACGCTTGCTATACTTCGCGGGCATGAAAAGCGCGGACACGGTATGGCTCCTCCTTTCGACGGCCCTCGTGCTCCTGATGACCCCCGCCCTCGCGTTCTTCTACGGCGGGCTCGTTCGCTCCAAGAACGCGCTGAACACGATGATGATGAGCATCGCGGCGCTCGGCGCGGTCGGTACGGCGTGGGCGATCGCCGGATATTCGCTCGCGTTTTCCGGCGGAGGGGCGCTCGCCGGAAACTTCCGAAACGCGTTTCTCGCCGGGGTCGGACTCGACGCGAAGGGGACGATCCCGCACCTGCTCTTCTTCGCCTACCAGGCGACGTTCG is a genomic window containing:
- a CDS encoding DUF6036 family nucleotidyltransferase → MRRPVDAARIREFMRALARESRSPHRVYFTGGVTAVLMGWRSSTIDIDIKIEPEGEGLLRAIPEIKEKLGVNVELASPDHFIPELEGWRDRSIPIGGEGSVEFAHYDPYAQALAKIERGHRQDLEDVGELFARGLVDPGRLQEHFRSIEPFLYRYPAVDPRAFREAVRRAAERAP